The sequence CGCGGCCCAAGAAGCGGAACCAGACGCTGATGTTCTCGCGGAACGCCGTGATCGCGCTGCGCGACGGCCGGCTCTGCCTCATGTGGCGGGTGGGGAACCTGCGGCACTCGCACATCGTGGAGGCCCACGTGCGCGCCCAGCTCCTCCGGCCCTACGTCACGGAGGAGGGCGAGTTCGTCCCCCTGGAGCAGATGGACCTCAACGTGGGCTACGACGACGGCACCGACCGCATCTTCCTCGTGTCGCCGCTCGTCATCGTCCACGAGATCGACAAGGACAGCCCGCTGTACTCGCTGAGCCGGGCCGACCTGGAGGCGGAGCACTTTGAGATCGTGGTCATCCTCGAGGGCATGGTGGAGGCTACGGCCATGTCCACCCAGTTCCGCAGCTCCTACCTGGCCCGCGAGGTCTTCTGGGGCCACCGCTTCGAGCCCGTGATCTGCGAGGACCGCGACCGCTACAGGGTGGACTACGCGCGCTTCCACCAGACCTACGAGGTGCCGTCCACGCCGCACCTCAGCGCCAAGGAGCTGGACGAGGCCGCCAGCCGGCCCCCCTCCGCCAGGACGACGCGACCGCCACCGTCGGCCAAGGAGGCGCCGAGCTCGTTCTGCTACGACAACGAGGTGGCGCTGATCTGCGGcgaggacgacgacgaagacgatgacgacgacgagAACGACATCTTTGACTTGCGCCGGACACTGTCGTCGccgggggggaggcgggaggagaggaggacctcGGTGACCGTGGACCTCCCGAAGGCGGGACAGGACTCGGCTGCCTTGACAACGGGCCGCCAGAGCTTGATGTGCGTGCTGGACATGGACAACCACCAGAGGGAGTTCGATATGCTGCAGACGGCAATTCCGCTCGATCCGCAGTCCTACAAGAGCGAGCAGGAGATGTAGAGGTCTGAGGGACACTGGACGGGGAAGACTGCTCGGGGGTTGTTCTCAGCCTTGCTTCTGTTGGTTGATGTTTGGGGTTGGAGAGTGGGACATATCTATTTTACTGTATGGTGGAGAAACTAGAAAACGGATTGATTATTAAACCACGATGAGCCGTATTGAGGCAGTGGTCATTCAAGAAATGAAATTTTGCTGAGAAGTGAACTTGATTCCGACTGAATAGTCATTCTCCATCACATAAAAACCTCATGACAACAACATTAAGACAAGATACACATGACGGTTGTCTGACTAATGCTCAAATGCTCCTCTATTTCCAAGTCCCTGAGAGGCCAAAATGTGAGGACTGAAAACCGTTGTTCTTGAACTTGAATGTGTGAtgattctgtgtttgtgtgtgtgtgtgtgtgtgtgtgtgtgtgtgtgtgtgtgtgtgtgtgtgtgtgtgtgtgtgtgtgtgtgtgtgtgtgtgtgtgtgtgtgtctcttcttcAAATTgctattatattaatattttagTTTTCTTGAGGGTTACAAATATTCAGGTAGTACAAATTGCTAAACATCCACATTAAGCACAACAATAACTTGATGTTGATCATATCATGAGAGCACAGTCACTTTGCTATCATGACAGATGCTACTGTTATGGTTTAGTATTGATTTTTGATATAGCATACTACTGTAAGTGCTCACTAATGTCCCTGCTTATGCACAAAGCCCGGGTTGAGAAGCCTATTTCTGACCAAatgcttaaaataaaaaattacaaagcactttaattgttattgttaataaaTATTTACACAAATTAACACCCTATAGAAAAAAAATGTTAGGTGACGGCGATGGAGTTTTCAGACCTCTAGTGCCCTCTATTGGTGGTGAGGATTAACTGCTTATTTGTGTTGGTTGGAGAAAATCAGGAAATACACTTCACACAGCAGCTGTGTACAGCAGCTGGACAGACGGCTTTTAACCAGAAGACAGgggttgtttttgttatttgatTTGCTTCAGTGCCGCGAGCACGAGCCTATGGCCCATTTCCCCAGGACAGCTCACTTTAGTTACCCATTAATAGAATAGACAATATGTGATGTTAATAGAATGGATTGATCAGAAGTATCGCGATGTTAACTTTGGGGTCAGAACTACAGACAGCAAAAATAGGTCAGGGCCGACTATCATCAAATTGTTTTGGCTGAAGTCACACACAAAGTATCAATCAGATAAGTAGTTTTGGACCAACAGTAGGAATGGTCTCAATTGGTCTCAAGACTAAACTTGTCAAGTAGAGACTAGGGTCTTATTTATTAGcaaataaacattaaaaaaaaacattagaacTATTCACGGAGAACAGGTAATTACGGAGGGATGTTGAAAGCACCACCCACCGTTGTTTGAAGAGCATTTTTTTAATTCCATGAAGTCAGTTTACAGAAAACTAACCCATCAAGCTTCATCCTGATAATATTCATGGTTTGGCGTAAATCTATCAACTGAATCTCAGCCTCTTGTGGCGTCGGGGTGAACTGCATCGCGGGTGTGTGCCCTGCCTGAGTGGCCCGTGGCATTGCCCTCTCCGCTTTTCAGCCAGATGGCTCCCCCTGGCAATCCTCCTCCCAATCTAGAttaagatcacacacacacacacgcacatactcacacacacgcacacgcacacacacacacacacacacacacacacacacacacacacacacacacacacacacacacacacacttatttaatGTGCAAATACACGTCACAGTTTCACTAAGCCCTTTGTAAATTTGTGCGTTCGAGTTTCGCGTTACGTTGCTGACAGTGATATAAGACAGCAGCATTCTGTGAAACACAGAGTATCCAGCGAACCTCGGGATTAAAAcacagcagggggaggggctcagATTAAAGTATTTATACCACAAAGTCAAAcatagagagacaaagagacagagagagagagcgacattgacagagagagagagagagagatcaaaagAGAGACAAAGTGGGAGAGGGATACATAGTGacaacgagagagggagggagggagacagtgagagagagagggagagggccaaagagagaaacagaggagaagagaaggaccGGATAGATAGGGTGACAGCgtaagagacacacagagagagaggggaaataaGGAGACGGACAGTGAGATAGACAGGGgaagtagagagacagacggagagagagagagacacaggaagtagagagacagacaggggaagtaaagagacagaaagagaggcagagagaaagacagggagagtagagagacagaaagagagagagagagagccaggggaAATAAAGAGACAGTTGATGAAGGAGTTGACAGAAAGAGAAGCAGGAGAGGCTTAGGTGAATGAGAGAGACAAGAAGTTGGAATGGACAGAAGACAGAAGATGGAAGATGGAAAGAGAATGTTTGAGGGATAGCGGGAGCgattgagagagcgagagagagagagagagagagagagacgggggggattGTGGAGGATCAGAGAACAGCCTTCTGTCAGCGGTAACTGCGTGTCCCTGGCGTGATCCGAGCGCGTTCCTAGCGGGTTGTCTCCCTCCGTCGGGGCATGCGGAGCGGCGATGGGCTTCCTAGAGAACTACCAGGAGATCGACCCGGTCACCCTGAACCTCTGCATCCTCATCGCCAGCTACGTCAT comes from Gadus macrocephalus chromosome 2, ASM3116895v1 and encodes:
- the LOC132475957 gene encoding ATP-sensitive inward rectifier potassium channel 12-like, coding for MGTRRSSRFSLASVVLQEDEHRKVSSQGLLNGHDSPPRSSTTSSLATGGREEEQQRGGMSGSSVRGGPTRGPSGPPRSRFVKKSGHCNVAFSNLEDRSQRYLADLFTTCVDVRWRHLLLLFCVSFLLSWLFFGLVFYLVSLAHGDFQDPSDVSPAGATQGPGGRRERTPCLLHVHGLLGALLFSMETQTTIGYGWRCVTEECPVAVATVVVQSVVGCILDSFMIGTIMAKMARPKKRNQTLMFSRNAVIALRDGRLCLMWRVGNLRHSHIVEAHVRAQLLRPYVTEEGEFVPLEQMDLNVGYDDGTDRIFLVSPLVIVHEIDKDSPLYSLSRADLEAEHFEIVVILEGMVEATAMSTQFRSSYLAREVFWGHRFEPVICEDRDRYRVDYARFHQTYEVPSTPHLSAKELDEAASRPPSARTTRPPPSAKEAPSSFCYDNEVALICGEDDDEDDDDDENDIFDLRRTLSSPGGRREERRTSVTVDLPKAGQDSAALTTGRQSLMCVLDMDNHQREFDMLQTAIPLDPQSYKSEQEM